The Candidatus Woesearchaeota archaeon region TGATAACCCACTGGGTGAGAAGCGTGTTTGAGAAGAACCTCGGCTCTTCAGAAAACATGGAAATTGTGTATGATGTCTGCCACAACATCGCAAAATTTGAAAAGCATGAGATAGACGGAGAAAAAAGAACAGTGTGCATCCACAGAAAAGGAGCTACACGCTCATTCGGGCCAGGGCGCGATGAAATCCCTGAGATTTACAGGAATGCCGGGCAGCCGGTAATAATTCCAGGAAGCATGGGAACTGCATCATACCTTCTTTGCGGGACAAAGACAGCAGAAGAGATAAGCTTCGGCTCAACTGCGCACGGAGCAGGAAGGGTTTCAAGCAGAAGCCAGGCCCTCCGAACCATAAGAGGAGAAGATGTGGTAAGAGAGCTTGCAGCAAAGGGAATTGATGTAAAAGGGGTTTCGTGGAGCGGGATTGCAGAGGAAGCGCCCTCTGTCTACAAGGATATTGACGAGGTCGTAAGAGTATCTAACTCACTCGGAATCGGAAAGCTTGTCGCAAGATTGGTTCCGCTCGCAGTAATGAAAGGATAATTTCCAAGAAAACTTTTTTCTTTAATATATTTTTTAAATATTTATTATCTTTCCCTGCCTTCCGACATTTATAA contains the following coding sequences:
- a CDS encoding RtcB family protein; this encodes ITHWVRSVFEKNLGSSENMEIVYDVCHNIAKFEKHEIDGEKRTVCIHRKGATRSFGPGRDEIPEIYRNAGQPVIIPGSMGTASYLLCGTKTAEEISFGSTAHGAGRVSSRSQALRTIRGEDVVRELAAKGIDVKGVSWSGIAEEAPSVYKDIDEVVRVSNSLGIGKLVARLVPLAVMKG